Proteins encoded together in one Candidatus Sulfotelmatobacter sp. window:
- a CDS encoding ferredoxin family protein, producing MTYVIAEPCIGTKDTACVDACPVDCIHPKKDEPAYATEELLYIDPVECIDCGACVPVCPVSAIFALDDLPEKWNAFTERNAKYFGR from the coding sequence ATGACCTACGTGATTGCTGAGCCATGCATCGGCACCAAAGACACTGCATGCGTGGATGCGTGTCCGGTGGACTGCATTCATCCCAAGAAAGATGAGCCCGCGTACGCGACCGAAGAGTTGTTGTATATCGATCCGGTGGAATGTATTGATTGCGGCGCCTGCGTTCCGGTGTGTCCGGTCTCGGCCATCTTCGCCCTCGATGACCTGCCGGAAAAGTGGAACGCCTTCACCGAGCGCAACGCCAAGTACTTCGGGCGGTAG
- a CDS encoding substrate-binding domain-containing protein, which produces MNELILRDVQCDLHDEGASMEMRKILVSLITEDNDYQLEQAASAQAAALRLGANVEIIYSGNDAVQQTQQILTFIQDPAKRPVAILTEPVGTGMPQIAKAAVGAGIAWGIINTDVDYISQLRQQSSVPVFCVLSDHEAIGKIQGQQIAAFLGEQGCVLHIEGPAVRDVAKVRTKGMLSTKPPGIAVKTLKGDWTQNSGYHAIKSWLSLSTSRQLNVGLIACQNDDMALGARRAFEDLGNMSERDAWLRLPITGCDGVPRSGQEWVRQGRLAATVICPPLIGDAMQLLATAFTAGVQPPGRTVIAPISFPALKELQKPRSAGAAGGRG; this is translated from the coding sequence GTGAATGAGTTAATACTCAGAGATGTGCAGTGCGACCTCCACGACGAAGGCGCCTCCATGGAAATGCGAAAGATTCTGGTTTCCCTGATCACCGAAGACAACGATTACCAGCTTGAACAAGCGGCGTCGGCGCAAGCGGCCGCTCTCAGACTTGGGGCAAACGTTGAGATCATTTATTCCGGCAACGACGCCGTGCAGCAGACCCAGCAGATTCTTACCTTTATCCAAGACCCCGCCAAACGCCCCGTTGCCATTCTGACGGAACCGGTAGGTACGGGGATGCCACAGATCGCAAAGGCCGCGGTGGGAGCGGGCATCGCGTGGGGCATCATTAACACTGACGTCGACTACATCTCGCAACTGCGGCAACAAAGTTCGGTTCCGGTTTTCTGCGTCCTGTCGGATCATGAAGCCATTGGGAAGATTCAAGGCCAGCAGATTGCCGCATTCCTGGGTGAGCAGGGATGCGTCCTTCATATCGAAGGCCCTGCGGTACGCGATGTGGCGAAAGTCCGCACTAAAGGGATGCTCTCGACCAAGCCGCCGGGGATTGCGGTTAAGACCCTCAAGGGCGACTGGACTCAGAACAGCGGATACCATGCCATTAAATCGTGGCTGTCGCTGAGTACGTCGCGGCAGCTGAATGTGGGACTGATCGCATGCCAAAACGATGACATGGCGCTCGGAGCACGCCGCGCGTTTGAGGATCTGGGGAATATGAGCGAGCGCGATGCGTGGCTTCGGCTGCCCATTACGGGATGTGACGGTGTACCCCGTTCCGGCCAGGAGTGGGTTCGCCAAGGTCGCCTAGCGGCCACGGTGATTTGCCCGCCGCTGATCGGGGACGCCATGCAATTGCTGGCCACGGCCTTCACGGCCGGCGTGCAGCCTCCGGGACGCACAGTCATAGCTCCGATTTCCTTTCCTGCCCTGAAGGAGCTACAGAAACCACGCAGCGCTGGTGCGGCCGGGGGCAGGGGCTAA